In Haloarcula salinisoli, one genomic interval encodes:
- a CDS encoding RimK family alpha-L-glutamate ligase produces the protein MSDDITVGVLSLHSSKETKAILNAADEMGYDTAWLREENTTVRARAGSMTLEPDVDVIANRLLLSNDEHPMEGVGLALTLSNLTPMLNEPMAATTALHKFASAAALAEAGVPIPDAVLALSNERLNEERARFGDRAVYKTAIGTHGGGTWMVELDDPVNAQVGDRHAFLQEYLDHDEQRHHDLRVYVVGDRIVAAMNRYAPEGEWRTNVALGGEVEDMTGRLPTEVGQMALEAVDAIGLDYAGVDIVQGEDGYYVLEVNPTAGFRGLFEASGVCPAPYIAQRAIQRAGGSVPDSEVERLADRLDDSRPAAMPAKPKQKRAENVVVGYIEEVVVSGTRGNKTVLAKSDTGATRTSIDAELAAEIGTGPILDIVKIKSGSLKSGRSRPVVDLVVGLGGTQHTVTASVEDRAHMDYQVLLGRDILKHYQVDVNHRADAEREVDTEEEEDSEE, from the coding sequence ATGAGTGACGACATCACGGTCGGCGTGTTGAGCCTCCACTCCAGCAAGGAGACCAAGGCGATTCTCAATGCCGCCGACGAGATGGGCTACGACACCGCGTGGCTCCGCGAGGAGAACACGACTGTGCGAGCCCGTGCGGGGAGTATGACCCTGGAACCTGATGTGGACGTCATCGCCAACCGACTCCTCCTCTCGAACGACGAGCATCCCATGGAGGGTGTCGGGCTGGCGCTGACGCTCTCGAATCTCACCCCGATGCTGAACGAGCCGATGGCGGCGACGACGGCGCTGCACAAGTTCGCCAGTGCCGCGGCGCTGGCCGAGGCCGGGGTCCCGATACCCGACGCCGTCCTCGCGCTCTCGAACGAACGGCTCAACGAAGAGCGCGCCCGCTTTGGCGACCGCGCGGTGTACAAGACGGCTATCGGTACCCACGGCGGCGGTACCTGGATGGTCGAACTCGACGACCCGGTCAACGCACAGGTCGGAGACCGCCACGCCTTCCTGCAGGAGTATCTGGACCACGACGAGCAGCGCCACCACGATCTCCGGGTGTACGTCGTCGGCGACCGCATCGTGGCCGCGATGAACCGCTACGCGCCGGAGGGCGAGTGGCGAACCAACGTCGCGCTTGGCGGCGAAGTCGAGGACATGACCGGACGGCTGCCAACCGAGGTCGGCCAAATGGCGCTCGAGGCCGTCGACGCCATCGGCCTCGACTACGCCGGCGTCGACATCGTCCAGGGCGAGGACGGCTACTACGTCCTGGAAGTCAACCCGACGGCGGGCTTTCGCGGCCTCTTCGAGGCCAGTGGCGTCTGCCCCGCGCCCTACATCGCCCAGCGCGCTATCCAGCGAGCAGGTGGGAGTGTCCCCGACAGCGAGGTTGAGCGCCTCGCCGACCGGCTCGACGACTCCCGGCCCGCCGCGATGCCCGCGAAACCGAAACAGAAGCGCGCAGAGAACGTCGTGGTCGGCTACATCGAGGAGGTCGTCGTCTCCGGCACCAGGGGCAACAAGACCGTACTCGCCAAGTCCGACACCGGCGCGACCCGGACGAGTATCGACGCCGAACTCGCCGCAGAAATCGGGACCGGCCCCATCCTCGACATCGTGAAGATAAAGTCGGGCAGCCTCAAGTCGGGCCGCTCCCGGCCGGTCGTCGACCTCGTCGTCGGCCTGGGCGGCACCCAGCACACCGTCACAGCGAGCGTCGAGGACAGAGCGCACATGGACTACCAGGTGTTGCTGGGCCGGGACATCCTCAAGCACTACCAGGTCGACGTCAACCATCGGGCCGACGCCGAGCGCGAGGTCGACACCGAGGAAGAGGAAGACTCCGAAGAGTAG
- a CDS encoding DNA-3-methyladenine glycosylase family protein, whose protein sequence is MTDSPHEFLREDPDIGPLVDAHGELTLDPAEDLFRRLVVSICRQQVSMASAAATRDRLFEAVEMTPAGVLAADDTLLEEAGLSRQKTRYVNEVAAAFEEQGYSVEYFDGLADDAVRDELTAITGVGEWTANMQLLFSLGREDVFPVGDLGVRKGFTNVVGEGYSRSEMVEYAKRWAPYRSYATLYLWRAEEDIAESVAEVQTD, encoded by the coding sequence ATGACGGATTCGCCCCACGAATTCCTGCGTGAGGACCCAGACATCGGCCCGCTCGTCGACGCCCACGGCGAACTGACGCTCGACCCCGCAGAGGACCTCTTTCGGCGACTGGTCGTCTCTATCTGTCGCCAGCAGGTGTCGATGGCGTCGGCCGCGGCTACCCGCGACCGGCTGTTCGAGGCCGTCGAGATGACGCCAGCCGGCGTTCTGGCAGCAGACGACACGCTCCTCGAGGAGGCCGGCCTCTCGCGCCAGAAGACGCGCTACGTGAACGAGGTGGCAGCGGCATTCGAGGAACAGGGCTACTCGGTCGAGTACTTCGACGGGCTGGCCGACGACGCCGTCCGGGACGAACTCACGGCAATCACCGGCGTCGGTGAGTGGACCGCCAATATGCAACTCCTGTTCTCGCTGGGTCGCGAGGACGTGTTCCCCGTCGGCGACCTCGGGGTTCGAAAGGGATTCACGAACGTCGTGGGCGAGGGGTATAGCCGGTCGGAGATGGTCGAGTACGCAAAGCGCTGGGCACCCTACCGGAGTTACGCGACGCTATACCTCTGGCGGGCGGAGGAGGATATCGCAGAGAGTGTGGCGGAAGTACAGACCGACTGA
- a CDS encoding succinate dehydrogenase/fumarate reductase iron-sulfur subunit: MSTQIEQQETETEQEEQEPDVESPGERRRAEKREREAERQAQRETEEATLDDEETVLLKVFRYDPEVEGKQEPRFDDFRVPFHKGMTVLDALIYARDEYDSSLTFRHSCRQAVCGSDALFVNGSQMLGCKTQLADLESPVRIEPLPHQEVVKDLVVDMEHFYDQMHAVEPYFDADETPEDELEEQRQSRENREKVKMSTRCIWCGACMSSCNIAAGDNEYLGPAAINKAYRFAMDEREGEDRKQERLRIIEQEHGVWRCQTQFSCTEVCPKDIPLTEHIQELKREAVKNNLKFW, from the coding sequence ATGAGTACACAGATAGAACAACAGGAGACGGAGACCGAACAGGAAGAGCAGGAACCGGACGTCGAGTCGCCAGGAGAGCGGCGCCGAGCGGAGAAGCGCGAACGGGAGGCAGAGCGACAGGCCCAGCGTGAGACAGAGGAAGCGACGCTGGACGACGAAGAGACAGTGCTCCTCAAAGTGTTCCGCTACGACCCGGAGGTCGAGGGCAAGCAGGAACCGCGCTTCGACGACTTCCGCGTCCCGTTCCACAAGGGGATGACCGTCCTCGACGCGCTCATCTACGCCCGGGACGAGTACGACTCTTCTCTTACCTTCCGACATTCCTGCAGACAGGCAGTGTGTGGGTCGGACGCCCTGTTCGTGAACGGGAGTCAGATGCTGGGTTGCAAGACACAGCTCGCGGATCTGGAATCGCCGGTTCGCATCGAACCGCTCCCCCACCAGGAGGTCGTCAAGGACCTCGTCGTGGACATGGAGCACTTCTACGACCAGATGCACGCCGTCGAGCCGTACTTCGACGCCGACGAGACGCCCGAAGACGAGCTCGAAGAACAGCGCCAGAGCCGGGAGAACCGCGAGAAGGTGAAGATGTCCACGCGGTGTATCTGGTGTGGCGCCTGTATGTCTTCCTGTAACATCGCCGCCGGCGACAACGAATATCTCGGTCCCGCGGCCATCAACAAGGCCTACCGGTTCGCGATGGACGAACGCGAAGGCGAGGACCGCAAACAGGAACGCCTGCGTATCATCGAACAGGAACACGGCGTCTGGCGGTGCCAGACCCAGTTCTCCTGTACCGAGGTGTGTCCCAAGGACATCCCGCTGACCGAGCACATCCAGGAGCTGAAACGCGAAGCAGTCAAGAACAACCTCAAGTTCTGGTAG
- a CDS encoding Hsp20/alpha crystallin family protein, which yields MDRQSPLDSMEAWFEQMSKQFETAADRWGTGLEPWSEGMSQPRIDMAEDDEQYTVVADMPGFGKDDIEVYVTDNTLAIEAEQRDETVAEEANYIQQERTHQSLSRRITLPSDADTETISASMDDGVLTITVSRVEPLDSGHQIDIE from the coding sequence ATGGACCGACAGTCCCCACTCGACAGCATGGAAGCGTGGTTCGAACAGATGAGCAAGCAGTTCGAGACAGCTGCGGACCGCTGGGGGACCGGTCTTGAACCGTGGTCGGAGGGGATGAGCCAGCCGCGCATCGACATGGCCGAGGACGACGAGCAGTACACAGTCGTCGCCGATATGCCCGGCTTCGGGAAAGACGACATCGAGGTGTACGTCACCGATAACACGCTCGCCATCGAGGCCGAACAGCGCGACGAGACGGTGGCCGAGGAGGCGAACTATATCCAGCAAGAGCGCACGCACCAGTCATTGTCACGGCGCATCACGCTTCCCAGCGACGCCGACACCGAGACCATCTCCGCGTCGATGGACGACGGGGTGTTGACTATCACCGTCTCCAGGGTCGAACCGCTCGACAGCGGTCACCAGATAGATATCGAGTGA
- the sdhC gene encoding succinate dehydrogenase, cytochrome b556 subunit — protein MSQSYNRGTVEDFGRWREFSAGMWAWIFHKFTGWVLVGYLFTHIAVLSTSLGGAELYTSTLQGLEALLVVRFLEVGLLAVAVFHILNGVRLLMVDLGVGLEAQDKSFYASMVLTGAITVASIPTFLGGPLA, from the coding sequence ATGAGTCAGTCTTACAATCGTGGCACCGTCGAGGACTTCGGGCGGTGGCGGGAGTTCTCGGCCGGGATGTGGGCCTGGATTTTCCACAAGTTCACCGGCTGGGTGCTCGTGGGCTACCTGTTCACCCACATCGCCGTCCTGAGTACCTCTCTGGGTGGCGCCGAGCTGTATACGAGCACGCTCCAGGGGCTCGAAGCCTTGCTGGTCGTTCGATTCCTCGAAGTCGGACTGCTGGCCGTCGCTGTCTTCCATATCCTGAACGGCGTCCGTCTGCTGATGGTCGATCTGGGCGTCGGACTGGAGGCACAGGACAAGAGCTTCTACGCGTCGATGGTGCTGACGGGCGCCATCACCGTCGCGAGCATTCCGACCTTCCTCGGGGGGCCGCTGGCATAA
- the cysE gene encoding serine O-acetyltransferase, whose product MFETLRDDVRTALAKDPAASSAAAVVLTYPGLHAVWLYRLAHALWANDHEFAARLVSHLSRLLTGVEIHPGAEVGDRLFIDHGMATVIGETSVVGDDVLLYHGVTLGGKSMRREKRHPTLEDGVTIGANATLIGPVTIGENATVGAGAVVVDDVPPETTVVGNPARPIDDDTSEPQSPAVADGSGSEAD is encoded by the coding sequence ATGTTCGAAACACTCAGGGACGACGTCCGCACGGCACTGGCCAAGGACCCCGCGGCGAGCAGTGCCGCGGCCGTCGTCCTCACGTACCCTGGCCTGCACGCCGTCTGGCTGTACCGCCTCGCCCACGCGCTGTGGGCGAACGACCACGAGTTTGCGGCCCGGCTCGTCTCACATCTGAGCCGACTCCTGACCGGCGTCGAGATACATCCCGGCGCCGAGGTCGGCGACCGACTGTTCATCGACCACGGGATGGCCACCGTCATCGGCGAGACGTCCGTCGTCGGCGACGACGTGTTACTGTACCACGGCGTGACGCTGGGCGGAAAGTCCATGCGTCGCGAGAAGCGCCACCCCACGCTCGAAGACGGCGTCACGATAGGCGCCAACGCCACGCTCATCGGACCCGTCACCATCGGCGAGAACGCGACGGTCGGTGCGGGCGCCGTCGTCGTCGACGACGTCCCCCCGGAGACGACGGTCGTCGGGAACCCCGCACGCCCCATCGACGACGATACGTCCGAACCCCAATCCCCCGCAGTCGCTGACGGGAGCGGTAGCGAGGCAGACTGA
- a CDS encoding succinate dehydrogenase hydrophobic membrane anchor subunit, with product MAEHYSSFERGGRRWLLQRLTAVFLIGVLAFHFLLLHFANHAADITFAGTQARMSQVGYFATMWLFLVTATFHGVNGVYNALVNQGIDGTQKTAVKWVLVVASLLLVAQGTRVALAMNGFL from the coding sequence ATGGCGGAACACTACTCCTCCTTCGAGCGAGGCGGTCGCCGCTGGCTGCTTCAGCGGCTGACAGCGGTGTTCCTCATCGGTGTGCTGGCGTTCCACTTCCTCCTGCTACACTTCGCGAACCACGCCGCCGACATCACCTTCGCCGGCACACAGGCACGGATGAGTCAGGTCGGCTACTTCGCGACGATGTGGCTGTTCCTCGTGACGGCGACGTTCCACGGCGTCAACGGCGTCTACAACGCGCTGGTCAACCAGGGTATCGACGGCACCCAGAAGACCGCCGTCAAGTGGGTGCTGGTCGTCGCCAGTCTGCTGCTGGTCGCACAGGGGACGAGAGTCGCACTCGCAATGAACGGGTTCCTATAA
- a CDS encoding succinylglutamate desuccinylase/aspartoacylase family protein: MDEAEPFTYDGGRVDPGETQNVRYTVSETYLGDPVRMPVTIINGERPGPTGFLSAAAHGDELNGIEVVREVAHEWDLGELAGTLVCLPVLNVPAFLAQERYLPIYDRDLNRSFPGDPESTSAKRMAHRVFRNFVAPCDFGLDFHTSTRGRTNTLHVRADMDDGPVARVAKAFASNVIISSEGPSGSLRREASRMDTPTITIEMGEAHRFQRPLIDSALDSVRSVLAEFGMLDTEVVRWPGWRTVIENHDEKTWIRADAGGLVDMHHERGGLVYEDEIICTIANPFKTDSTTVRAPFTGLLVGVLENPLVYPGNPLCHLVHLDERTLRALERSREEPVFSANPEHPPAR, from the coding sequence ATGGACGAGGCCGAACCGTTCACGTACGACGGGGGGCGGGTGGACCCGGGCGAGACACAGAACGTCCGGTACACCGTCAGCGAGACGTATCTCGGAGACCCCGTGCGGATGCCTGTGACGATTATCAACGGAGAACGCCCGGGGCCGACTGGCTTCCTCTCGGCGGCGGCCCACGGCGACGAACTCAACGGCATCGAAGTCGTCCGGGAGGTCGCCCACGAGTGGGATCTGGGCGAGCTGGCGGGGACGCTCGTCTGTCTCCCCGTCCTGAACGTGCCGGCCTTTCTGGCACAGGAGCGGTATCTCCCCATCTACGACCGCGACCTCAACCGCTCGTTTCCGGGGGACCCGGAATCGACGAGCGCCAAGCGGATGGCCCACCGCGTGTTCCGGAACTTCGTCGCCCCCTGTGACTTCGGACTGGATTTCCACACCTCCACGCGCGGGCGGACCAACACGCTCCACGTCCGGGCCGATATGGACGACGGGCCCGTTGCCCGGGTCGCGAAGGCTTTCGCGTCGAACGTCATCATCTCCTCGGAGGGACCCTCGGGCTCGCTCCGGCGGGAGGCCAGCCGGATGGACACGCCCACCATCACGATAGAGATGGGAGAGGCCCACCGATTCCAGCGGCCGCTTATCGACAGCGCGCTCGACAGCGTCCGGTCTGTCCTGGCGGAGTTCGGAATGCTCGACACCGAGGTCGTGCGCTGGCCCGGCTGGCGCACCGTCATCGAAAACCACGACGAGAAGACCTGGATTCGGGCCGACGCGGGCGGCCTCGTCGATATGCACCACGAGCGGGGCGGGCTGGTCTACGAGGACGAGATTATCTGTACCATCGCGAACCCGTTCAAGACCGACAGCACCACCGTCAGAGCACCCTTCACCGGATTGCTGGTCGGAGTCCTGGAGAACCCGCTGGTGTATCCGGGGAACCCGCTCTGTCACCTCGTCCACCTGGACGAGCGCACCCTTCGCGCGCTCGAACGGAGCCGCGAAGAACCGGTGTTCAGTGCCAACCCTGAACACCCCCCAGCGCGGTGA
- a CDS encoding FAD-binding protein — protein sequence MYEHDVIVVGAGGAGLRAAIAADEEGADVALVTKLHPVRSHTGAAEGGINAALRDGDSWDLHAYDTMKGSDYLADAPAVDTFAKSAPEEVIQIEHWGMPFSREDDGRVSQRPFGGMSFPRTTYAGAETGHHLLHTMYEQAVKRGIEVYDEWYVTNLAVTDHEDPEDRECHGCVAYDIKSGELHGFRANNGVILATGGLGQAFDHTTNAVANTGDGCAMAYRAGAPMEDMEMIQFHPTTLPSTGVLISEGVRGEGGILYNGDEERFMFEYGYANNDGELASRDVVSRAELTEINEGRGIEEEYVDLDMRHLGEDRILDRLENILHLAEDFEGVDGLDEPMPVKPGQHYAMGGVECDENGETCISGLYAAGETACVSLHGANRLGGNALPELLVFGARAGWHAAGKDMKTAEIGTGPSAKSEDGAVEPPVEPGAIDASSEDVVADGAAVEPTAVIENAVENERERVETLLEEDGINHANVRADVQETMTQNVNVFREEESLNDALRDLREARKEYENVAVSDPSRTYNTDLIHTIETRNILDVAEAITLGALAREEFRGAHWRAEHQERKDDEWIKHTMLAWNDGTPELYYKPVNLEGDEEDYEPKERSY from the coding sequence ATGTACGAACACGACGTTATCGTGGTCGGCGCGGGCGGCGCCGGCCTCCGAGCGGCCATCGCAGCGGACGAGGAGGGCGCCGACGTGGCCCTCGTGACCAAACTGCATCCGGTCCGCAGTCACACGGGCGCGGCCGAGGGCGGTATCAACGCCGCGCTCCGGGATGGCGACTCCTGGGACCTCCACGCCTACGACACGATGAAGGGGTCGGACTACCTGGCCGACGCGCCGGCAGTCGACACCTTCGCCAAATCCGCACCCGAGGAAGTCATACAGATAGAACACTGGGGAATGCCCTTCTCCCGGGAGGACGACGGCCGGGTCTCCCAGCGCCCCTTCGGCGGGATGTCGTTCCCGCGAACCACCTACGCCGGGGCCGAGACGGGCCACCACCTGCTGCACACGATGTACGAGCAGGCGGTCAAGCGCGGCATCGAAGTGTACGACGAGTGGTACGTCACAAACCTCGCCGTGACCGACCACGAGGACCCCGAGGACCGCGAGTGCCACGGCTGTGTCGCCTACGACATCAAGTCCGGCGAGCTTCACGGCTTCCGCGCGAACAACGGCGTCATCCTCGCCACCGGCGGGCTCGGGCAGGCCTTCGACCACACCACCAACGCCGTCGCCAACACCGGCGACGGCTGTGCGATGGCCTACCGCGCGGGTGCGCCGATGGAGGACATGGAGATGATACAGTTCCACCCGACCACGCTCCCCTCGACTGGCGTGCTCATCTCCGAGGGTGTCCGCGGCGAGGGCGGTATCCTCTACAACGGCGATGAAGAGCGGTTCATGTTCGAGTACGGCTACGCGAACAACGACGGCGAACTCGCCTCCCGCGACGTGGTCTCGCGGGCGGAGCTGACAGAAATCAACGAGGGCCGCGGTATCGAGGAGGAGTACGTCGACCTCGACATGCGCCACCTCGGCGAGGACCGTATCCTCGACCGTCTGGAGAACATCCTCCACCTCGCGGAGGACTTCGAGGGTGTCGACGGGCTGGACGAGCCGATGCCGGTAAAGCCCGGCCAGCACTACGCCATGGGCGGTGTCGAGTGCGACGAGAACGGCGAGACCTGTATCTCCGGCCTCTACGCCGCCGGCGAGACCGCCTGTGTCTCGCTCCACGGCGCGAACCGGCTGGGCGGCAACGCACTGCCCGAGTTGCTCGTCTTCGGCGCTCGCGCTGGCTGGCACGCCGCCGGCAAGGACATGAAGACCGCCGAGATCGGCACCGGTCCCTCCGCAAAGAGCGAGGACGGCGCCGTCGAACCGCCGGTCGAACCGGGTGCCATCGACGCCAGCAGCGAAGACGTCGTCGCGGACGGCGCCGCGGTCGAACCGACCGCCGTCATCGAGAACGCCGTCGAGAACGAGCGCGAACGCGTCGAGACCCTGCTCGAAGAAGACGGTATCAACCACGCGAACGTCCGCGCGGACGTCCAGGAGACGATGACCCAGAACGTCAACGTCTTCCGGGAGGAGGAGAGCCTGAACGACGCGCTGCGAGACCTCCGCGAGGCTCGCAAAGAGTACGAGAACGTCGCAGTGTCGGACCCCTCGCGCACCTACAACACCGACCTCATCCACACCATCGAAACGCGCAACATTCTGGACGTGGCCGAGGCCATCACGCTCGGCGCGCTCGCCCGCGAGGAGTTCCGCGGTGCGCACTGGCGCGCGGAACACCAGGAGCGCAAGGACGACGAGTGGATCAAACACACGATGCTGGCCTGGAATGACGGCACGCCGGAGCTGTACTACAAACCGGTCAACCTCGAGGGCGACGAAGAGGACTACGAGCCAAAAGAGCGCAGCTACTGA
- a CDS encoding 3-hydroxyacyl-CoA dehydrogenase/enoyl-CoA hydratase family protein, whose translation MDFEDIETVAVLGAGNMGHGIAEVAALAGYEVRMRDIKEEFVQDGYDNIEWSLNKLAEKDQLTQDEADAALERVTALVDVEAAVGDADVVIEAVPEKMEIKKDVYTDVEQHAPEEAIFATNTSSLSITELSEVTERPEQFCGMHFFNPPVRMQLVEVITGAHTSDETLDTIEELAEDFGKSPVRVRKDSPGFIVNRILVPLMNEACWLVHDDVATIAEVDSTTKFDIGLPMGALELSDQVGNDVGLHVLEYMHETLGEAYDPCPLLEAKVEDEKLGKKTGEGFYDYEDGGADIPRDQASEEVKHRLLAVMANETGKLVENDVAPVADIDEAVMLGGGFPDGPAKMADNAGLEALVETLEEVYDQTGEERYELSDGLTDAAAEGGFYGGDDESAVTYDTINVDVLDGHVGHIELDRPHRMNTVSAEMLDELADAIDQLDEDDDVRSILLTGAGDRAFSAGADVQSAATNATTLDGVELSKQGQETFGKFEASPMPVVAGIDGYTLGGGMELATAADMRVASESSQFGQPEHNLGLLPGWGGTQRLANIVGEGRAKEIIFTAERYDAAEMADYGFVNEVTSSDELLDAAEELARDLAAGPPIAMDFTKRAMHAGRVDEEAGLEVESQAFGHLFNTEDLMEGLTAFTEDRDPEFEGK comes from the coding sequence ATGGATTTCGAGGACATCGAGACGGTCGCGGTGCTCGGCGCGGGCAACATGGGCCACGGCATCGCCGAGGTCGCCGCGCTTGCGGGCTACGAGGTCAGGATGCGCGACATCAAAGAGGAGTTCGTTCAGGACGGGTACGACAACATCGAGTGGTCGCTGAACAAACTCGCCGAGAAGGACCAGCTCACCCAGGACGAGGCCGACGCCGCGCTCGAACGGGTCACAGCGCTTGTCGACGTCGAGGCGGCGGTCGGCGACGCCGACGTCGTCATCGAGGCCGTCCCGGAGAAGATGGAGATAAAGAAGGACGTCTATACCGATGTCGAACAGCACGCTCCAGAGGAGGCCATCTTCGCTACCAACACCTCCAGTCTCTCTATCACCGAACTCTCGGAGGTGACCGAACGCCCCGAGCAGTTCTGCGGGATGCACTTCTTCAATCCACCGGTGCGGATGCAGCTCGTCGAGGTCATCACCGGTGCCCACACCAGCGACGAGACGCTGGACACCATCGAGGAACTCGCCGAGGACTTCGGCAAGAGCCCGGTTCGCGTCCGGAAGGATTCGCCGGGGTTCATCGTCAACCGCATACTGGTCCCGCTGATGAACGAGGCCTGCTGGCTCGTCCACGACGACGTGGCCACCATCGCCGAGGTCGACTCGACGACGAAGTTCGACATCGGGCTCCCGATGGGCGCGCTCGAACTCTCGGACCAGGTCGGTAACGACGTCGGACTCCACGTCCTGGAGTACATGCACGAGACGCTGGGCGAGGCCTACGACCCCTGCCCGCTGCTGGAAGCGAAAGTCGAAGACGAGAAGCTCGGCAAGAAGACCGGCGAGGGCTTCTACGACTACGAGGACGGCGGTGCTGACATCCCGCGCGACCAGGCCAGCGAAGAGGTCAAACACCGCCTGCTCGCCGTGATGGCAAACGAGACCGGCAAGCTCGTCGAGAACGACGTGGCTCCGGTCGCCGACATCGACGAGGCCGTGATGCTCGGCGGCGGCTTCCCCGATGGTCCCGCGAAGATGGCCGACAACGCCGGTCTCGAGGCGCTCGTCGAGACGCTAGAGGAAGTCTACGACCAGACCGGAGAGGAGCGCTACGAACTCTCTGACGGACTGACCGACGCCGCCGCCGAAGGTGGCTTCTACGGCGGCGACGACGAAAGTGCGGTCACCTACGACACGATCAACGTCGACGTACTCGACGGCCACGTGGGCCACATCGAACTCGACCGGCCACACCGAATGAACACGGTCAGCGCGGAGATGCTGGACGAACTCGCCGACGCCATCGACCAGCTCGACGAGGACGACGACGTCCGCTCGATTCTACTGACAGGCGCAGGCGACCGAGCGTTCTCCGCGGGCGCGGACGTCCAGTCGGCCGCGACCAACGCGACGACGCTCGACGGCGTCGAGCTCTCGAAACAGGGTCAGGAGACCTTCGGCAAGTTCGAGGCATCTCCGATGCCCGTCGTCGCCGGCATCGACGGTTACACGCTCGGGGGCGGGATGGAACTGGCCACCGCCGCCGATATGCGCGTCGCCTCCGAGAGCTCACAGTTCGGCCAGCCCGAACACAATCTCGGGCTGTTGCCCGGCTGGGGCGGCACCCAGCGACTCGCAAACATCGTCGGCGAGGGCCGTGCCAAGGAGATTATCTTCACCGCCGAGCGCTACGACGCCGCGGAGATGGCCGACTACGGCTTCGTCAACGAGGTCACCAGCAGCGACGAGTTGCTGGACGCGGCCGAGGAACTGGCCCGTGACCTCGCCGCCGGCCCACCCATCGCGATGGACTTCACGAAGCGCGCGATGCACGCCGGCCGCGTCGACGAAGAGGCCGGTCTGGAGGTCGAGTCACAGGCCTTCGGGCACCTGTTCAACACGGAGGACCTCATGGAGGGGCTGACCGCCTTCACCGAGGACCGTGACCCCGAGTTCGAGGGCAAGTAA